One window of Strigops habroptila isolate Jane chromosome Z, bStrHab1.2.pri, whole genome shotgun sequence genomic DNA carries:
- the TPM2 gene encoding tropomyosin beta chain isoform X1 codes for MAGISSIDAVKKKIQSLQQVADEAEERAEHLQREADAERQARERAEAEVASLNRRIQLVEEELDRAQERLATALQKLEEAEKAADESERGMKVIENRAMKDEEKMELQEMQLKEAKHIAEEADRKYEEVARKLVVLEGELERSEERAEVAESRVRQLEEELRTMDQTLKSLIASEEEYSSKEDKYEEEIKYLGEKLKEAETRAEFAERSVAKLEKTIDDLEESLASAKEENVGIHQVLDQTLLELNNL; via the exons ATGGCCGGCATCAGCTCCATCGACGCCGTCAAGAAGAAGAtccagagcctgcagcaggTGGCCGATGAGGCGGAGGAGCGCGCCGAGCACCTGCAGCGGGAGGCCGATGCCGAGCGGCAGGCCCGGGAGCGG gccGAGGCTGAAGTGGCTTCTCTGAACCGCCGTATCCAGCTGGtggaggaggagctggaccGAGCCCAGGAGCGCCTGGCCACCGCCctgcagaagctggaggaggCTGAGAAGGCGGCTGATGAGAGCGAGAG AGGCATGAAGGTCATCGAAAACAGGGCGATGAAAGATGAGGAGAAAATGGAGCTCCAGGAGATGCAGCTGAAGGAGGCAAAACACATAGCTGAGGAGGCTGACCGCAAATACGAGGAG GTTGCCCGCAAGCTGGTCGTCCTTGAGGGAGAGCTGGAGCGCTCAGAGGAGAGGGCAGAGGTGGCAGAGAG CCGCGTGAGACAGTTGGAAGAAGAGCTGCGGACCATGGACCAGACTCTCAAATCCCTCATTGCCTCAGAGGAAGAG TATTCCTCCAAGGAGGACAAGTACGAGGAGGAAATCAAGTATCTAGGGGAAAAACTGAAGGAG gctgAGACCCGTGCCGAGTTTGCAGAGAGGTCTGTGGCGAAGCTGGAGAAAACCATCGATGATCTAGAAG AGAGTCTGGCCAGTGCCAAAGAGGAGAACGTCGGCATCCACCAGGTCCTGGACCAGACCTTGTTGGAGCTAAACAACCTCTGA
- the TPM2 gene encoding tropomyosin beta chain isoform X3, with translation MAGISSIDAVKKKIQSLQQVADEAEERAEHLQREADAERQARERAEAEVASLNRRIQLVEEELDRAQERLATALQKLEEAEKAADESERGMKVIENRAMKDEEKMELQEMQLKEAKHIAEEADRKYEEVARKLVVLEGELERSEERAEVAESKCGDLEEELKIVTNNLKSLEAQADKYSSKEDKYEEEIKYLGEKLKEAETRAEFAERSVAKLEKTIDDLEESLASAKEENVGIHQVLDQTLLELNNL, from the exons ATGGCCGGCATCAGCTCCATCGACGCCGTCAAGAAGAAGAtccagagcctgcagcaggTGGCCGATGAGGCGGAGGAGCGCGCCGAGCACCTGCAGCGGGAGGCCGATGCCGAGCGGCAGGCCCGGGAGCGG gccGAGGCTGAAGTGGCTTCTCTGAACCGCCGTATCCAGCTGGtggaggaggagctggaccGAGCCCAGGAGCGCCTGGCCACCGCCctgcagaagctggaggaggCTGAGAAGGCGGCTGATGAGAGCGAGAG AGGCATGAAGGTCATCGAAAACAGGGCGATGAAAGATGAGGAGAAAATGGAGCTCCAGGAGATGCAGCTGAAGGAGGCAAAACACATAGCTGAGGAGGCTGACCGCAAATACGAGGAG GTTGCCCGCAAGCTGGTCGTCCTTGAGGGAGAGCTGGAGCGCTCAGAGGAGAGGGCAGAGGTGGCAGAGAG TAAATGTGGTGACCTAGAGGAGGAGCTGAAAATTGTCACCAACAACTTGAAGTCCCTGGAGGCCCAGGCTGACAAG TATTCCTCCAAGGAGGACAAGTACGAGGAGGAAATCAAGTATCTAGGGGAAAAACTGAAGGAG gctgAGACCCGTGCCGAGTTTGCAGAGAGGTCTGTGGCGAAGCTGGAGAAAACCATCGATGATCTAGAAG AGAGTCTGGCCAGTGCCAAAGAGGAGAACGTCGGCATCCACCAGGTCCTGGACCAGACCTTGTTGGAGCTAAACAACCTCTGA
- the TPM2 gene encoding tropomyosin beta chain isoform X4, whose translation MAGISSIDAVKKKIQSLQQVADEAEERAEHLQREADAERQARERAEAEVASLNRRIQLVEEELDRAQERLATALQKLEEAEKAADESERGMKVIENRAMKDEEKMELQEMQLKEAKHIAEEADRKYEEVARKLVVLEGELERSEERAEVAESKCGDLEEELKIVTNNLKSLEAQADKYSSKEDKYEEEIKYLGEKLKEAETRAEFAERSVAKLEKTIDDLEDEVYAQKMKYKAISEELDNALNDMTSL comes from the exons ATGGCCGGCATCAGCTCCATCGACGCCGTCAAGAAGAAGAtccagagcctgcagcaggTGGCCGATGAGGCGGAGGAGCGCGCCGAGCACCTGCAGCGGGAGGCCGATGCCGAGCGGCAGGCCCGGGAGCGG gccGAGGCTGAAGTGGCTTCTCTGAACCGCCGTATCCAGCTGGtggaggaggagctggaccGAGCCCAGGAGCGCCTGGCCACCGCCctgcagaagctggaggaggCTGAGAAGGCGGCTGATGAGAGCGAGAG AGGCATGAAGGTCATCGAAAACAGGGCGATGAAAGATGAGGAGAAAATGGAGCTCCAGGAGATGCAGCTGAAGGAGGCAAAACACATAGCTGAGGAGGCTGACCGCAAATACGAGGAG GTTGCCCGCAAGCTGGTCGTCCTTGAGGGAGAGCTGGAGCGCTCAGAGGAGAGGGCAGAGGTGGCAGAGAG TAAATGTGGTGACCTAGAGGAGGAGCTGAAAATTGTCACCAACAACTTGAAGTCCCTGGAGGCCCAGGCTGACAAG TATTCCTCCAAGGAGGACAAGTACGAGGAGGAAATCAAGTATCTAGGGGAAAAACTGAAGGAG gctgAGACCCGTGCCGAGTTTGCAGAGAGGTCTGTGGCGAAGCTGGAGAAAACCATCGATGATCTAGAAG ATGAAGTGTATGCGCAGAAGATGAAGTACAAAGCCATCAGCGAGGAGCTGGACAATGCACTTAATGACATGACCTCCCTCTGA
- the CA9 gene encoding carbonic anhydrase 9: MSRAVLPVCLLLLVALGRAGAGSEPDQDQGAEEHPHPPGKGLGHTPWSYEDRDRWSEDYKDCDGTMQSPININMANTIFSPHLRAIQLSGYSLPASERLKLRNNGHTVALELPQSLAITGGYAQQYRAVQLHLHWGATTGPGSEHTINGHRFAAEIHVVHYNTKYDSFKEAMVHPDGLAVLGAFLEMGPRDNPYYQEILEHMHQIQREGEEVWVPGFNIAGLLPANLKYYYQYNGSLTTPPCYQTVKWTVFNQSMLISRDQMLKLITSLRNDDGKPLQNNYRHMQGLHGRRVLASFQTTFFSPKQLPAGSDSSAAPEEHSSSSFQAGDVLAVLFGVLFAVTALAFLLYIYKQRSQNARLDSPTKSKVIYTAATTENTA; this comes from the exons ATGAGCCGCGCCGTGCTGCCGGTCTGCCTCTTGCTCCTGGTCGCCCTGGGCCGCGCTGGCGCCGGCAGCGAGCCCGACCAGGACCAGGGCGCCGAGGAACACCCGCACCCCCCGGGAAAAG GTCTTGGCCACACTCCCTGGAGCTATGAAG ACCGGGATCGCTGGAGCGAGGACTACAAGGACTGTGATGGCACCATGCAGTCGCCCATCAACATCAACATGGCCAACACCATCTTCAGCCCCCATCTGCGGGCGATCCAGCTCTCTGGCTATAGCCTGCCTGCCAGCGAGAGGCTCAAGCTGAGGAACAACGGGCACACGG TTGCCCTCGAGCTGCCACAGTCCCTGGCCATCACTGGTGGCTATGCCCAGCAATACCGAGCAGTGCAGCTACACCTGCACTGGGGCGCAACAACAGGACCGGGCTCGGAGCACACTATCAACGGGCACCGCTTTGCAGCAGAG ATCCACGTGGTCCACTACAACACCAAGTATGACAGCTTTAAGGAGGCAATGGTCCATCCAGATGGCCTGGCCGTACTGGGAGCCTTCCTGGAG ATGGGTCCAAGGGACAACCCATACTACCAGGAAATCCTTGAGCATATGCACCAAATCCAAAGAGAAG GTGAGGAAGTCTGGGTGCCCGGGTTCAACATCGCAGGTCTGCTGCCTGCCAATCTGAAATACTACTACCAGTACAACGGCTCTCTGACCACCCCTCCCTGCTACCAGACGGTGAAGTGGACAGTCTTCAACCAGAGCATGCTGATCTCTCGTGACCAG ATGTTGAAGCTGATAACGAGCCTGAGGAACGATGATGGCAAACCTCTACAGAACAATTACCGGCACATGCAGGGCCTGCATGGGCGACGGGTGCTGGCGAGCTTCCAGACCACCTTCTTTTCACcaaagcagctgcctgctg GTAGTGACAGCTCAGCTGCACCAG AAGAACACTCCAGCTCTTCATTTCAAGCAG GGGATGTGCTGGCCGTGCTCTTCGGGGTGCTCTTTGCCGTCACAGCACTGGCCTTCCTGCTGTACATCTACAAGCAGCGCAGCCAGAACGCACG GCTGGACTCACCAACCAAATCCAAGGTCATCTACACGGCAGCCACCACTGAGAACACCGCATGA
- the LOC115619812 gene encoding gamma-secretase subunit Aph-1b-like produces the protein MTLAVFFGCTFIAFGPALGLFLFTIARDPLRIIILIAGAFFWLVSLLLSSLIWFIAVKASDPQDEPLQKGLLIFGVMFSVLLQEAFRFLYYKLLRKAIEGLVALSEDGCSPISIQQMAYVAGVGFGLMSGAFSMINLLADSLGPGTVGIHGDSQLYFLTSAFMTMVLIFLHTFWGILFFHGCEHRRWWEIAAVVIMHLAVSGSTFCNPLYVGSLVPSYLMMAAAAVWAYILSGGSAQNLRRFLLCLRSGASPQLGS, from the exons aTGACGCTGGCCGTGTTCTTCGGGTGCACCTTCATCGCCTTCGGGCCCGCGCTCGGCCTCTTCCTTTTCACCATCGCCCGCGACCCGCTCCGCATCATCATCCTCATCGCCGG GGCTTTCTTCTGGCTGGTGTcgctgctgctctcctccctcaTCTGGTTTATCGCAGTCAAAGCCAGCGACCCCCAGGATGAGCCATTGCAGAAGGGGCTCTTGATCTTTGGGGTGatgttctctgtgctgctgcaggaggcctTCCGCTTCCTCTACTACAAGCTCCTCAG GAAGGCAATCGAGGGACTGGTGGCTCTCAGCGAGGATGGCTGCTCCCCCATTTCCATCCAGCAAATGGCATATG TGGCTGGTGTGGGCTTTGGGCTCATGAGCGGCGCCTTCTCCATGATCAATCTCCTGGCAGACTCGTTAGGGCCCGGCACAGTGGGCATCCATGGGGACTCGCAGCTATACTTCCTGACCTCAG CTTTTATGACCATGGTGCTGATTTTCCTTCACACCTTCTGGGGGATCCTGTTTTTCCACGGCTGTGAGCACCGGCGCTGGTGGGAGATCGCGGCGGTTGTCATCATGCACCTCGCTGTTTCAGGGTCG ACGTTTTGCAACCCCCTGTACGTGGGCAGCCTGGTGCCCTCCTACCTGATGATGGCCGCTGCTGCTGTCTGGGCTTACATACTCTCGGGGGGATCTGCCCAGAACCTGAGGCGCTTCCTGCTCT GTCTACGGAGCGGAGCCAGCCCTCAGCTGGGATCCTGA
- the TPM2 gene encoding tropomyosin beta chain isoform X2, translating to MAGISSIDAVKKKIQSLQQVADEAEERAEHLQREADAERQARERAEAEVASLNRRIQLVEEELDRAQERLATALQKLEEAEKAADESERGMKVIENRAMKDEEKMELQEMQLKEAKHIAEEADRKYEEVARKLVVLEGELERSEERAEVAESRVRQLEEELRTMDQTLKSLIASEEEYSSKEDKYEEEIKYLGEKLKEAETRAEFAERSVAKLEKTIDDLEDEVYAQKMKYKAISEELDNALNDMTSL from the exons ATGGCCGGCATCAGCTCCATCGACGCCGTCAAGAAGAAGAtccagagcctgcagcaggTGGCCGATGAGGCGGAGGAGCGCGCCGAGCACCTGCAGCGGGAGGCCGATGCCGAGCGGCAGGCCCGGGAGCGG gccGAGGCTGAAGTGGCTTCTCTGAACCGCCGTATCCAGCTGGtggaggaggagctggaccGAGCCCAGGAGCGCCTGGCCACCGCCctgcagaagctggaggaggCTGAGAAGGCGGCTGATGAGAGCGAGAG AGGCATGAAGGTCATCGAAAACAGGGCGATGAAAGATGAGGAGAAAATGGAGCTCCAGGAGATGCAGCTGAAGGAGGCAAAACACATAGCTGAGGAGGCTGACCGCAAATACGAGGAG GTTGCCCGCAAGCTGGTCGTCCTTGAGGGAGAGCTGGAGCGCTCAGAGGAGAGGGCAGAGGTGGCAGAGAG CCGCGTGAGACAGTTGGAAGAAGAGCTGCGGACCATGGACCAGACTCTCAAATCCCTCATTGCCTCAGAGGAAGAG TATTCCTCCAAGGAGGACAAGTACGAGGAGGAAATCAAGTATCTAGGGGAAAAACTGAAGGAG gctgAGACCCGTGCCGAGTTTGCAGAGAGGTCTGTGGCGAAGCTGGAGAAAACCATCGATGATCTAGAAG ATGAAGTGTATGCGCAGAAGATGAAGTACAAAGCCATCAGCGAGGAGCTGGACAATGCACTTAATGACATGACCTCCCTCTGA
- the TPM2 gene encoding tropomyosin beta chain isoform X7, producing the protein MKVIENRAMKDEEKMELQEMQLKEAKHIAEEADRKYEEVARKLVVLEGELERSEERAEVAESKCGDLEEELKIVTNNLKSLEAQADKYSSKEDKYEEEIKYLGEKLKEAETRAEFAERSVAKLEKTIDDLEESLASAKEENVGIHQVLDQTLLELNNL; encoded by the exons ATGAAGGTCATCGAAAACAGGGCGATGAAAGATGAGGAGAAAATGGAGCTCCAGGAGATGCAGCTGAAGGAGGCAAAACACATAGCTGAGGAGGCTGACCGCAAATACGAGGAG GTTGCCCGCAAGCTGGTCGTCCTTGAGGGAGAGCTGGAGCGCTCAGAGGAGAGGGCAGAGGTGGCAGAGAG TAAATGTGGTGACCTAGAGGAGGAGCTGAAAATTGTCACCAACAACTTGAAGTCCCTGGAGGCCCAGGCTGACAAG TATTCCTCCAAGGAGGACAAGTACGAGGAGGAAATCAAGTATCTAGGGGAAAAACTGAAGGAG gctgAGACCCGTGCCGAGTTTGCAGAGAGGTCTGTGGCGAAGCTGGAGAAAACCATCGATGATCTAGAAG AGAGTCTGGCCAGTGCCAAAGAGGAGAACGTCGGCATCCACCAGGTCCTGGACCAGACCTTGTTGGAGCTAAACAACCTCTGA
- the TPM2 gene encoding tropomyosin beta chain isoform X6, whose amino-acid sequence MAGISSIDAVKKKIQSLQQVADEAEERAEHLQREADAERQARERAEAEVASLNRRIQLVEEELDRAQERLATALQKLEEAEKAADESERGMKVIENRAMKDEEKMELQEMQLKEAKHIAEEADRKYEEVARKLVVLEGELERSEERAEVAESKCGDLEEELKIVTNNLKSLEAQADKYSSKEDKYEEEIKYLGEKLKEAETRAEFAERSVAKLEKTIDDLEERSQREAEKNRVLTNELRVILTELNN is encoded by the exons ATGGCCGGCATCAGCTCCATCGACGCCGTCAAGAAGAAGAtccagagcctgcagcaggTGGCCGATGAGGCGGAGGAGCGCGCCGAGCACCTGCAGCGGGAGGCCGATGCCGAGCGGCAGGCCCGGGAGCGG gccGAGGCTGAAGTGGCTTCTCTGAACCGCCGTATCCAGCTGGtggaggaggagctggaccGAGCCCAGGAGCGCCTGGCCACCGCCctgcagaagctggaggaggCTGAGAAGGCGGCTGATGAGAGCGAGAG AGGCATGAAGGTCATCGAAAACAGGGCGATGAAAGATGAGGAGAAAATGGAGCTCCAGGAGATGCAGCTGAAGGAGGCAAAACACATAGCTGAGGAGGCTGACCGCAAATACGAGGAG GTTGCCCGCAAGCTGGTCGTCCTTGAGGGAGAGCTGGAGCGCTCAGAGGAGAGGGCAGAGGTGGCAGAGAG TAAATGTGGTGACCTAGAGGAGGAGCTGAAAATTGTCACCAACAACTTGAAGTCCCTGGAGGCCCAGGCTGACAAG TATTCCTCCAAGGAGGACAAGTACGAGGAGGAAATCAAGTATCTAGGGGAAAAACTGAAGGAG gctgAGACCCGTGCCGAGTTTGCAGAGAGGTCTGTGGCGAAGCTGGAGAAAACCATCGATGATCTAGAAG AGCGTTCCCAGCGGGAGGCCGAGAAAAACCGCGTTCTCACTAACGAGCTGCGGGTCATCCTTACTGAACTTAACAACTGA
- the TPM2 gene encoding tropomyosin beta chain isoform X5, with translation MAGISSIDAVKKKIQSLQQVADEAEERAEHLQREADAERQARERAEAEVASLNRRIQLVEEELDRAQERLATALQKLEEAEKAADESERGMKVIENRAMKDEEKMELQEMQLKEAKHIAEEADRKYEEVARKLVVLEGELERSEERAEVAESRVRQLEEELRTMDQTLKSLIASEEEYSSKEDKYEEEIKYLGEKLKEAETRAEFAERSVAKLEKTIDDLEERSQREAEKNRVLTNELRVILTELNN, from the exons ATGGCCGGCATCAGCTCCATCGACGCCGTCAAGAAGAAGAtccagagcctgcagcaggTGGCCGATGAGGCGGAGGAGCGCGCCGAGCACCTGCAGCGGGAGGCCGATGCCGAGCGGCAGGCCCGGGAGCGG gccGAGGCTGAAGTGGCTTCTCTGAACCGCCGTATCCAGCTGGtggaggaggagctggaccGAGCCCAGGAGCGCCTGGCCACCGCCctgcagaagctggaggaggCTGAGAAGGCGGCTGATGAGAGCGAGAG AGGCATGAAGGTCATCGAAAACAGGGCGATGAAAGATGAGGAGAAAATGGAGCTCCAGGAGATGCAGCTGAAGGAGGCAAAACACATAGCTGAGGAGGCTGACCGCAAATACGAGGAG GTTGCCCGCAAGCTGGTCGTCCTTGAGGGAGAGCTGGAGCGCTCAGAGGAGAGGGCAGAGGTGGCAGAGAG CCGCGTGAGACAGTTGGAAGAAGAGCTGCGGACCATGGACCAGACTCTCAAATCCCTCATTGCCTCAGAGGAAGAG TATTCCTCCAAGGAGGACAAGTACGAGGAGGAAATCAAGTATCTAGGGGAAAAACTGAAGGAG gctgAGACCCGTGCCGAGTTTGCAGAGAGGTCTGTGGCGAAGCTGGAGAAAACCATCGATGATCTAGAAG AGCGTTCCCAGCGGGAGGCCGAGAAAAACCGCGTTCTCACTAACGAGCTGCGGGTCATCCTTACTGAACTTAACAACTGA